In a single window of the Acidobacteriota bacterium genome:
- a CDS encoding AAA-like domain-containing protein, producing the protein MHIAILHERQSQPDDYVAQVLESALTAQGCQVFIDRSQTDGVEWVREIKNQVRMADVVIVLLSGTSVSGETLAYEIRIAFETAQQQGKPKVLPIRLNFLDPLPRPLTGILPEPIVFSWMSPQDNLSLTQAVLSILNPAGPAVIPPDMTPQPLEPVGGAVPLNSKYYILRRVDEEFSTAISRGDSIVLVKGARQMGKTSLLARGLQQAREAGARVILTDFQKLNDAYFDSINTFFLMLAEMIVDQLNLDVEPEKVWHTRRGPNMNFERFLRREVLGQLQTHLVWGLDEVDRLFSCDFGSEVFGLFRSWHNERSLDPTGPWQQLTLAIAYATEAHLFITDLNQSPFNVGTRLTLEDFTFDQVKELNQRYGHPLKDDAEVARYFRMVGGHPYLVRRGLYEMVVQSLNLSVFEAQADRDEGLFGDHLRRLLMSILQDDALTQGMKSVLQEKGCPHTESFYRLRSAGVILGDSGREVLPRCQLYSVYLKRHLL; encoded by the coding sequence ATGCACATTGCCATTCTTCACGAACGACAATCCCAGCCTGATGACTATGTGGCCCAGGTTTTGGAATCGGCGCTGACGGCCCAGGGCTGCCAGGTGTTTATTGACCGATCCCAGACCGATGGTGTCGAGTGGGTGCGTGAAATCAAAAATCAAGTCCGCATGGCTGATGTGGTGATTGTGTTGTTGTCGGGCACCTCAGTCAGCGGTGAAACCCTGGCCTATGAGATCCGAATTGCTTTTGAAACCGCCCAACAACAAGGAAAACCCAAAGTATTGCCCATTCGGCTCAATTTTCTTGACCCGTTACCCCGACCACTGACCGGCATTTTACCCGAGCCCATCGTTTTTTCCTGGATGAGCCCGCAAGACAACCTTTCACTGACCCAGGCGGTGCTTTCGATCTTGAACCCGGCTGGTCCGGCGGTGATCCCACCGGATATGACACCGCAACCGCTTGAACCCGTTGGCGGGGCGGTGCCGTTAAACTCAAAATACTACATTCTCCGCCGGGTGGACGAAGAATTCAGCACGGCCATTTCACGCGGGGATAGCATTGTACTTGTGAAGGGAGCGCGCCAGATGGGCAAAACCTCACTTCTGGCACGTGGGCTGCAGCAGGCCCGTGAAGCTGGCGCCAGGGTGATTCTGACTGATTTTCAGAAGCTCAATGATGCCTACTTTGACTCAATCAATACCTTTTTTCTGATGCTGGCTGAAATGATTGTTGATCAACTCAACCTGGATGTCGAGCCGGAAAAGGTGTGGCATACCCGCCGTGGACCGAACATGAATTTCGAGCGGTTTTTACGGCGCGAAGTGCTCGGGCAACTCCAAACCCATCTGGTGTGGGGGCTCGATGAAGTGGACCGACTCTTTAGCTGTGATTTTGGGAGCGAAGTCTTTGGGCTGTTTCGGTCATGGCACAACGAGCGGTCGCTTGACCCGACCGGCCCCTGGCAACAGCTCACGCTCGCGATTGCTTATGCCACCGAAGCACACCTGTTTATCACTGATCTGAATCAGTCTCCGTTTAATGTCGGCACCCGGTTAACCCTTGAAGATTTTACCTTTGATCAGGTGAAAGAACTCAACCAGCGGTATGGCCACCCTCTCAAGGATGACGCCGAAGTTGCCCGGTACTTTCGGATGGTTGGCGGGCATCCGTATCTGGTCAGGCGCGGGTTGTACGAAATGGTGGTTCAATCCCTGAATTTGTCAGTGTTTGAAGCCCAGGCTGATCGCGATGAAGGATTGTTTGGAGATCACCTGCGGCGGTTGTTGATGTCTATTCTGCAAGACGATGCCTTGACCCAGGGCATGAAATCGGTTTTACAAGAAAAGGGCTGTCCGCATACCGAGAGTTTTTATCGGCTCCGGAGCGCTGGTGTGATCTTGGGCGATTCTGGCCGGGAAGTCCTGCCACGCTGCCAGTTGTACTCGGTGTATCTCAAACGTCATCTGCTTTAA
- a CDS encoding AAA-like domain-containing protein — protein MSSFYVTGGTLRRDAPCYVPRQADTDLLAGLSEGKFCYVLTSRQMGKSSLMVRTAVRLREEGVAVAVLDLTAMGQNLTTEQWYDGLLTRVGQQLDLEDELEEFWLDHERLGPLQRWMRAIREVVLEKIRRQVVIFIDEIDAVRSLPFSTDEFFAALREFFNRRTEDPELTRLTFCLLGVATPSDLIRDTRTTPFNIGRRIELTDFTETEAAALARGLGRDEQLGLTLLNRILHWTNGHPYLTQRFCQAVAENQQIQDAPAIDRFCEELFLSSRAREHDDNLLFVRERILRSETDLGGLLDFYARICSRQAVRDDDTNPLINILRLAGIVHVRDGLIVVRNRIYAHVFDQEWVTSHMPDAEIRRQRVAYRRGMIRTTLIAVVILAVMAALLVIAIKQRDRAEQQELGKRRLLYAAQMNLAQQAWEDANVAQVLELLEAYHPKPGQEDFRGFEWYYLWRLCHTNLMTLPHKSLVYAVAFSPDGQWIATGNADSTVKLWNATNGQEVATLTGHVGWVYSVSFSPDNQTLATAGEDGIVRLWDLRSQKLVHSLTRHTDDVNSAVFSPDGKLLATGSDDQTIKLWNTDTWQEIATLTGHLEGINPVAFSPDGKTLATGSKDTTVKLWDVQTHQELASLRGHTDWVRSLAFSPDGKLLATASMDSTVKLWNIEKREEFATLKGHTSLVHSVVFSPDGTRIATGSWDNTAKIWNVETQQAISTLKEHLDRVWAVAFSPDGKRLATGSEDHTVKLWDVETEQDWTTLKKEPGRVTSLAFSGDGKILAAGTGYQFPTGRQIVTEEPGTVFLWDVLSRREITALHGFTHPVWAVAISPDNRFLATATGDGHRFITQSKPQRASDINTLKVWDLATQQEVPLFKDHRIPVWAVAFSPDGQMLAVGGGGNVVIVYDVDTGQRLFELKGHTNDINSIAFSPDGKRLATGSDDRTIRLWDMLRGSELALLDGHTGPVVSVAFSRDNQLLVSGSRDRTVRVWDLATRRETLTLRGHRTNISSVLFSPDGNRIVTGSQDGTTKLWDLQTGQQLATLKGHSSWVNAVVFSPDGKILATGSQDSTVKLWQTE, from the coding sequence ATGAGCAGTTTTTACGTCACAGGTGGAACGCTCCGGCGGGACGCTCCGTGCTACGTGCCACGTCAGGCGGATACCGACCTGCTCGCTGGATTGAGCGAAGGGAAGTTCTGTTATGTCTTGACGTCGCGGCAGATGGGGAAATCCTCGCTGATGGTGCGGACTGCCGTGCGGCTTCGCGAAGAAGGTGTGGCCGTCGCCGTCCTCGATTTGACGGCTATGGGGCAAAACCTGACCACTGAGCAATGGTATGACGGATTACTCACCCGTGTCGGGCAGCAGCTTGATCTGGAAGACGAGCTGGAAGAATTCTGGCTTGATCACGAACGATTGGGGCCGCTCCAACGCTGGATGCGGGCCATTCGGGAAGTCGTGCTTGAGAAAATCCGCCGCCAGGTGGTGATTTTCATTGATGAAATTGATGCCGTTCGGAGTCTTCCGTTTTCGACGGATGAATTCTTTGCTGCCCTGCGTGAGTTTTTTAACCGCCGAACCGAAGACCCTGAACTGACCCGCCTGACCTTTTGCCTGCTTGGCGTTGCCACGCCTTCCGACCTCATTCGCGATACTCGCACGACACCCTTCAATATTGGCCGGCGAATCGAACTGACTGACTTTACCGAAACCGAAGCGGCGGCACTGGCACGCGGGCTGGGGCGTGACGAACAACTGGGCCTGACCCTGCTCAACCGGATTTTGCACTGGACCAACGGGCATCCCTACCTGACTCAGCGGTTTTGTCAGGCCGTGGCTGAAAACCAGCAGATTCAAGATGCGCCCGCGATTGATCGGTTTTGCGAAGAATTGTTTTTAAGTTCACGGGCTCGCGAACACGATGACAACCTGCTGTTTGTCCGCGAACGGATTTTGCGGAGTGAAACTGATCTCGGCGGGTTGCTCGATTTTTATGCCCGCATTTGTTCACGGCAGGCAGTTCGTGACGACGACACCAACCCGCTGATCAATATTTTACGGCTGGCCGGCATTGTGCATGTCCGGGATGGACTGATTGTCGTTCGCAATCGGATCTATGCTCATGTGTTTGATCAGGAATGGGTTACCTCACATATGCCGGATGCTGAAATCCGCCGGCAACGGGTAGCTTATCGGCGAGGGATGATCCGCACGACACTGATTGCCGTGGTGATTTTGGCGGTGATGGCGGCCTTGCTGGTGATTGCAATCAAACAGCGCGACCGGGCCGAACAACAGGAACTCGGCAAACGGCGACTTCTCTATGCCGCCCAAATGAATCTGGCGCAACAGGCGTGGGAAGATGCCAACGTGGCCCAGGTGCTCGAACTTCTTGAAGCCTACCATCCAAAGCCGGGGCAGGAAGATTTTCGTGGGTTTGAGTGGTATTACCTGTGGCGGCTCTGCCACACCAATCTGATGACATTACCCCACAAGTCACTGGTCTATGCCGTGGCTTTTTCCCCGGATGGTCAATGGATTGCCACCGGGAACGCCGATAGCACCGTCAAGCTTTGGAATGCGACCAATGGTCAGGAAGTCGCCACACTCACCGGACACGTTGGCTGGGTGTATTCAGTTTCTTTCTCTCCGGATAACCAGACTTTAGCCACAGCCGGAGAAGATGGAATCGTCAGGTTGTGGGATCTGCGCAGCCAGAAACTGGTTCACTCGTTAACCCGGCATACCGATGACGTCAATTCAGCCGTGTTTTCGCCCGATGGAAAATTACTCGCCACCGGCAGCGATGACCAGACAATCAAGCTATGGAATACCGACACCTGGCAGGAAATAGCCACACTGACGGGTCATCTTGAGGGAATCAATCCGGTGGCTTTTTCACCGGACGGAAAAACGCTGGCCACTGGAAGTAAAGATACAACCGTGAAGTTGTGGGATGTGCAAACCCATCAAGAGCTGGCCAGCTTGCGTGGACATACCGACTGGGTGCGGTCACTGGCCTTTTCACCAGATGGAAAGTTACTGGCTACAGCGAGCATGGATAGTACCGTCAAGCTCTGGAACATCGAAAAACGCGAAGAATTCGCCACCTTGAAAGGCCACACCAGCCTGGTGCATTCCGTGGTTTTTTCTCCGGATGGCACCCGAATTGCCACGGGAAGCTGGGATAACACCGCCAAAATTTGGAATGTCGAAACCCAGCAAGCCATCAGCACTTTAAAAGAGCATCTGGATCGGGTCTGGGCGGTCGCCTTTTCACCCGACGGCAAGCGGTTGGCCACGGGCAGCGAAGATCACACCGTGAAACTGTGGGATGTTGAAACCGAACAGGATTGGACTACGCTCAAAAAAGAGCCCGGACGGGTTACGTCACTGGCATTCTCCGGCGATGGAAAAATATTGGCGGCGGGCACTGGCTATCAATTTCCAACTGGACGTCAGATTGTCACGGAAGAACCCGGCACGGTTTTCCTGTGGGATGTTCTTTCGCGGAGGGAGATTACCGCCTTGCACGGGTTCACCCATCCGGTCTGGGCCGTGGCCATTTCACCGGATAATCGTTTTTTGGCCACGGCGACGGGCGATGGTCACCGTTTTATTACCCAGAGCAAACCTCAACGCGCATCTGATATCAACACGCTCAAGGTTTGGGATTTGGCAACCCAGCAGGAAGTTCCACTCTTTAAAGACCATCGGATCCCAGTCTGGGCCGTGGCTTTCTCTCCGGATGGGCAGATGCTGGCGGTTGGCGGTGGTGGGAATGTGGTGATTGTGTATGACGTGGACACTGGTCAGCGACTCTTTGAACTCAAAGGCCACACCAACGACATCAACTCCATTGCCTTTTCACCAGATGGGAAACGGTTAGCGACTGGGAGCGATGATCGGACCATTCGACTTTGGGATATGCTCCGGGGCAGTGAACTCGCGTTGCTTGACGGGCATACCGGCCCGGTTGTGTCAGTTGCCTTTTCACGTGACAACCAGTTACTGGTTTCCGGCAGCCGGGATCGAACCGTTCGAGTATGGGATCTGGCCACCCGTCGGGAAACACTGACGTTACGTGGTCATCGAACCAACATCAGCTCCGTGCTTTTTTCGCCCGATGGAAACCGGATTGTGACCGGAAGCCAGGATGGAACCACCAAATTATGGGATCTTCAAACGGGTCAACAACTGGCGACTTTGAAAGGGCATTCAAGCTGGGTCAATGCGGTTGTGTTTTCCCCGGATGGAAAAATTCTGGCTACCGGCAGCCAGGACAGCACGGTGAAGTTGTGGCAAACGGAATGA
- a CDS encoding TIGR02646 family protein has translation MTTKGKKKKAVFCRLFSRFSHDYLTGLRKFRFNSSIYGDSTVKNELIKAQFDKCCYCETKIGEDGEIEHFRPKSECRQDLQTAIEKSGYYWLVYEWTNLVYACHTCNQKKSIYFPLRDLKTRAKSHKDNLDQEQPLLINPAETDPAEHITFTIEGKAKAVDGSLVGQTTIEVLGLNRRALRDRREKQSTLLKFLFKNVNHPDLAISAEVQTFLNQSTEDQSEHAAFARVALAQLAANDE, from the coding sequence TTGACCACGAAAGGAAAAAAGAAAAAAGCTGTCTTTTGCAGGCTGTTTAGTCGCTTTTCACACGACTACCTCACTGGTTTAAGAAAATTCCGTTTCAATAGCAGCATCTATGGTGATTCGACGGTAAAAAATGAACTCATCAAGGCACAATTCGACAAGTGTTGTTACTGCGAAACCAAAATTGGTGAGGATGGAGAAATTGAGCACTTCAGGCCAAAAAGTGAGTGCCGTCAGGATCTACAAACCGCTATAGAAAAATCTGGCTATTATTGGCTGGTGTATGAATGGACCAATCTGGTTTACGCCTGTCACACATGTAACCAGAAAAAAAGCATCTATTTTCCGCTTCGCGATCTAAAGACCCGCGCCAAATCACATAAAGACAACCTGGACCAGGAACAACCATTATTGATCAATCCGGCTGAAACGGACCCAGCCGAACACATTACATTTACCATCGAGGGTAAAGCTAAAGCAGTGGATGGAAGTCTTGTAGGGCAAACGACGATTGAGGTTTTGGGCTTAAATCGCAGAGCACTTCGAGATAGACGGGAAAAACAATCAACCTTGTTGAAGTTTCTTTTCAAAAACGTCAATCACCCTGATCTTGCAATAAGTGCAGAAGTACAAACTTTTCTTAACCAATCCACAGAAGATCAAAGCGAACATGCGGCTTTTGCACGAGTTGCATTGGCCCAACTTGCTGCAAATGACGAGTGA
- a CDS encoding AAA family ATPase, which translates to MNNQSVSQPAYFLSLEVENVRCFGPRQKLDVSDGNGRPAQWTVILGDNGVGKTTLLQCLAKMEPTVEKTWFGEIYGPARLPKLYFEAQSMVKYVVPVCRHNENKMMLSVENSFGAKLKDDSSGNIARGDLNIEYEEDEVINFIFDPTPLLGFGALENLICYGYGASRRMRESTPVTEKEEDIGNWDTLFNEDTALGNAEEWLLKTQLNAKSSTPEVASKFEQQFDEVIKILKSILPDIQDIRIPQLTSVKEHARVEFQTPYGWVSVRSLGIGHRTMIAWVVDLARRLFERYPDSPDPLAEPAVVLVDEIDLHLHPKWQRQIITYLSERFPNTQFIVTAHSPLIVQAAVSVKANIVVLKRKDDHVVIEQDIEAVRGWRVDQILTSDLFELESARPPDWDQLFARREVLLSQPSLSESEVAELKTIRQKISELPTGETLQELEAMDLIRRAAQELKQRGVQPK; encoded by the coding sequence ATGAATAACCAATCTGTTTCTCAACCAGCCTACTTTCTTTCATTGGAAGTCGAGAATGTGCGGTGCTTCGGACCTAGACAAAAACTTGATGTATCAGACGGGAATGGTCGTCCAGCTCAATGGACCGTGATTTTAGGCGACAATGGTGTGGGGAAAACAACCTTGTTGCAGTGCCTAGCAAAAATGGAACCGACTGTTGAAAAAACATGGTTTGGAGAAATATATGGACCAGCGCGGTTGCCAAAGCTGTATTTTGAAGCCCAGAGCATGGTCAAGTATGTGGTACCAGTGTGCCGCCACAACGAAAATAAAATGATGCTTTCGGTGGAAAATTCCTTTGGCGCAAAACTCAAAGACGATTCATCTGGAAATATAGCCCGAGGCGATCTCAACATAGAGTATGAAGAAGATGAGGTTATAAATTTTATATTTGACCCAACTCCTTTGTTAGGGTTTGGTGCTTTGGAGAATCTGATTTGTTATGGCTATGGCGCCTCGCGTCGGATGCGGGAATCCACCCCTGTCACTGAAAAAGAGGAGGATATTGGAAATTGGGACACGCTTTTTAATGAAGACACGGCGCTCGGCAATGCAGAAGAATGGCTTTTAAAAACCCAACTCAATGCTAAATCCTCAACTCCTGAAGTCGCCAGTAAGTTTGAACAACAGTTTGATGAAGTTATCAAGATATTAAAAAGCATTCTTCCAGATATTCAAGATATTCGGATTCCTCAACTTACGTCAGTCAAAGAGCATGCTCGTGTGGAATTCCAAACGCCGTATGGCTGGGTTTCGGTACGAAGTCTGGGGATTGGCCACCGAACCATGATTGCCTGGGTGGTTGATCTGGCTCGGCGCTTGTTTGAACGCTATCCCGACAGCCCTGATCCGCTGGCTGAACCGGCGGTGGTGCTGGTTGATGAAATAGACCTCCACCTGCATCCCAAATGGCAGCGCCAAATCATCACCTATTTGAGCGAACGCTTTCCAAACACTCAGTTTATCGTCACAGCCCATAGTCCGTTGATTGTGCAGGCGGCGGTCAGCGTGAAAGCAAACATTGTGGTGCTCAAACGGAAAGATGATCATGTAGTGATTGAGCAGGACATCGAAGCTGTCCGAGGATGGCGAGTTGATCAAATCCTGACCAGTGACTTGTTTGAACTTGAATCAGCCCGGCCTCCCGATTGGGATCAACTCTTTGCCCGTCGAGAAGTTTTGCTGTCACAACCGTCCCTTTCAGAATCGGAAGTAGCGGAACTGAAAACCATTCGACAAAAAATCAGCGAACTTCCGACAGGTGAAACACTCCAGGAACTGGAAGCCATGGATTTGATCCGTCGCGCCGCCCAGGAATTAAAGCAACGGGGGGTTCAACCAAAGTGA
- a CDS encoding TonB-dependent receptor has translation MIGFLKPTLSSFGIWITLSLLILTGSLSFSPSLYAQTTSGTLIGDVIDPDGKPLANAIVTVVNIDNGTTRATRTLPDGSYRMPFLEPGRYVVKAQREGYQDNQSDTVRIPLNIVTPLNVPPIRLYPVGTALPTTTPQTEAAKINPTDATLRGNIDSQTLLALPIGGIRSFDVMAFLFPGVLPPPATYGANGPGLGPGVGTSGQFSVNGQRGRANNFTVDGSDNNDQDVGVRRQGFFAPVSQSIESVNEFQISLLLGDAESGRNFGGQVNVVSRSGGNAVHGTIYDFFTTDGLQARDFFDLTGGPSGEENKNRRNQFGFALGAPIVKDRTHVFFSFERQNATRQLEHNFAVPTPAERNSSLIQTTLAQDIFDLFPLPNNAGGPYGTSTFTQILPADADGTLFSARLTHQLKLFGKDHNFTGRYNLTDDETLIPSVGGALRGSLGSRTRTHNISLFLDTTLTATTYNQVRVSFGRTTLGFDEQAGSPFIFQTRPRIDLNGDRQPDGLTGPLGQLAISGLSPIGVDVFTFPQGRTNNTFQYADTLVSTLGKHTLKVGADIRRVQFNSFLDRNYRAQATFAPGFVVAGASARVGTGTEFVNFGLPSNLVQSLAQTPDSTLGLRQTEMNFFVSDTWRIHPRVTLTMGLRYEYNTVPTDASQRIERTFQLRPEDLPAGDPNLSGFSKVFFDSLASYQQFLDGREKIFEADGNNFAPRVGIAWSPFKSQRLSIRGGYGVYYDPLVGSLTSQSRNVFPNFIPASFGASLIGFNRFNGAFLNPAFFGAGTPPTPLIQPGTTNTVGFQSSLFVPGIGALFSLQAANPGLAFTLPAKELRTPYTHQFGGQVEAVVAKNYVLGVGYVGSRSRQLIRFRTPNLGPNSVYQALFLLPNQPPTLITPRLNRDVRQLGAFTVFDNSAESQFDSLQVRLDRQASDGLQFGMAYTYSHAIDDVSDLFDLTGTFAFAQNDRKLQLDRGSANFDIRHRVVTHFVYDLPLARTHRILGGWQVAGIVTLQTGQPYTVNTQLDVNLDGNLTDRLNTLRGLIVSDEGRTRISLAPGTTIDSLRAPFDVDLLLDGSLGRNTFRAAGVATVDLALTKRFAISERQNLQFRAEAFNLLNRTHFGIPVRILEAPGFGQSINTSVPARTIQLAVKYVF, from the coding sequence ATGATCGGTTTTCTCAAACCCACTTTGTCTTCTTTTGGAATCTGGATCACGCTAAGCCTGCTCATTTTGACGGGCTCGCTCTCGTTTTCACCATCACTTTATGCCCAAACAACCTCTGGAACATTGATCGGAGATGTGATTGATCCAGATGGCAAGCCGCTGGCAAACGCGATTGTGACCGTGGTCAACATTGATAACGGCACCACACGTGCGACACGAACGCTCCCAGACGGGTCATATCGGATGCCTTTCTTGGAGCCAGGACGCTATGTGGTCAAAGCCCAGCGCGAAGGATATCAGGATAATCAGAGCGATACAGTTCGGATTCCACTCAACATTGTGACCCCGCTCAACGTGCCGCCAATTCGATTATATCCAGTAGGCACCGCACTGCCGACCACCACACCACAAACCGAAGCCGCGAAAATCAATCCAACGGATGCCACCCTGCGCGGCAATATTGATTCGCAAACCCTGCTGGCACTTCCAATTGGAGGAATTCGCAGTTTTGACGTGATGGCGTTTCTCTTCCCTGGCGTTCTGCCGCCGCCGGCCACGTATGGCGCCAACGGCCCTGGCCTTGGCCCCGGCGTCGGAACTTCCGGTCAATTTTCAGTCAATGGCCAGCGGGGGAGGGCCAATAATTTCACGGTGGATGGTTCAGACAACAATGACCAGGATGTCGGCGTTCGGCGGCAAGGCTTTTTTGCCCCGGTCTCGCAATCCATTGAAAGCGTCAACGAATTTCAAATCAGTCTGCTGCTGGGCGATGCCGAATCAGGGCGTAACTTTGGCGGGCAGGTCAACGTGGTTTCCAGATCAGGTGGAAACGCTGTCCACGGAACAATTTATGATTTTTTCACCACGGACGGCCTGCAAGCACGTGATTTCTTTGACCTGACTGGCGGTCCCTCCGGCGAAGAAAACAAGAATCGCCGCAACCAGTTTGGCTTTGCACTCGGGGCACCAATTGTGAAAGACCGGACCCACGTCTTTTTCTCGTTTGAGCGTCAGAACGCCACCCGTCAACTGGAGCACAACTTCGCGGTTCCAACCCCAGCGGAACGCAATTCCAGCCTGATTCAAACCACACTGGCCCAGGATATCTTCGATCTGTTTCCGTTGCCTAACAACGCCGGTGGACCCTATGGCACCAGCACCTTTACCCAAATTCTTCCAGCGGATGCTGATGGAACACTCTTCTCTGCCCGGCTCACGCATCAACTCAAGCTGTTTGGAAAAGACCATAACTTCACCGGACGCTATAATTTGACGGATGATGAAACATTGATTCCTTCAGTTGGCGGTGCCTTGCGTGGGTCGCTTGGGTCACGAACCCGAACGCACAACATTTCGCTCTTTCTGGACACGACGCTCACGGCCACCACTTACAATCAGGTGCGCGTTTCATTTGGCCGAACGACGCTTGGCTTTGACGAGCAGGCCGGCAGTCCATTCATTTTTCAAACCCGTCCCCGGATTGATCTCAATGGGGACCGTCAACCTGATGGATTAACCGGACCGCTTGGGCAACTGGCCATTTCGGGCCTCAGTCCCATCGGTGTGGATGTGTTTACTTTCCCGCAAGGACGCACCAACAACACATTTCAGTATGCCGACACACTGGTGAGTACCCTCGGCAAACACACGCTCAAAGTTGGGGCAGACATCCGCCGGGTGCAGTTCAATAGCTTCCTGGATCGCAACTACCGCGCACAAGCCACGTTTGCGCCAGGGTTTGTGGTGGCCGGGGCGTCGGCCAGAGTTGGCACCGGCACCGAATTTGTCAACTTTGGGCTGCCCTCCAATCTGGTGCAATCGCTGGCCCAAACGCCTGACTCAACGCTGGGCTTACGCCAGACGGAAATGAACTTTTTTGTATCAGACACGTGGCGAATCCATCCCCGAGTCACACTCACGATGGGTCTGCGGTACGAATACAACACCGTTCCAACCGACGCGAGCCAGCGTATTGAGCGCACCTTCCAGCTCCGCCCGGAAGACCTTCCGGCGGGCGATCCGAATTTGAGCGGATTTTCCAAAGTGTTTTTTGACTCGCTGGCGTCGTACCAGCAGTTTTTGGATGGACGGGAAAAAATTTTTGAAGCGGACGGCAATAATTTCGCGCCTCGCGTCGGCATTGCGTGGTCACCGTTCAAAAGCCAGCGACTTTCGATTCGCGGCGGGTACGGCGTTTATTACGACCCGCTGGTGGGGAGCCTGACCAGTCAATCGCGCAATGTCTTCCCAAATTTCATTCCAGCCAGCTTCGGCGCGTCATTGATTGGGTTTAACCGATTTAACGGCGCATTTCTCAACCCGGCATTTTTCGGCGCGGGAACACCACCGACACCATTGATTCAGCCTGGAACGACCAACACGGTCGGCTTTCAATCCAGCCTGTTTGTGCCTGGAATCGGTGCCTTATTTTCACTTCAAGCTGCCAATCCAGGACTGGCTTTTACACTGCCGGCAAAGGAGTTGCGGACACCTTACACCCATCAGTTTGGTGGACAGGTTGAAGCCGTGGTCGCCAAAAATTATGTGCTTGGCGTCGGGTATGTTGGTTCACGAAGCCGCCAGTTGATCCGCTTCCGAACGCCCAATCTAGGACCAAATTCGGTCTATCAGGCGCTGTTTTTGTTGCCCAATCAGCCGCCGACGCTCATCACACCGCGACTCAATCGGGATGTGCGCCAGCTTGGGGCGTTTACGGTGTTTGATAATTCGGCGGAAAGCCAGTTTGATTCGCTTCAGGTGCGACTTGATCGGCAGGCCAGCGATGGGCTGCAATTTGGAATGGCGTATACCTACTCACACGCCATTGATGATGTCTCAGACCTGTTTGATCTGACCGGCACGTTTGCCTTTGCCCAAAATGACCGGAAACTGCAGCTTGATCGAGGGAGCGCCAATTTTGATATTCGCCATCGGGTTGTCACGCATTTTGTGTATGACCTTCCGCTGGCTCGAACGCACCGCATCCTGGGCGGCTGGCAGGTAGCTGGAATCGTCACGCTGCAAACCGGGCAGCCCTACACCGTCAACACCCAACTGGATGTCAACCTGGACGGCAACCTGACTGACCGGCTCAACACCTTGCGGGGGTTGATTGTATCGGATGAAGGCCGGACGCGGATTTCCCTCGCCCCAGGAACCACGATTGATTCGCTGCGAGCGCCGTTTGACGTGGATTTGTTGCTCGATGGCAGCCTTGGCCGCAATACCTTCCGGGCCGCCGGTGTGGCGACGGTTGATCTGGCGTTGACCAAACGGTTTGCCATTTCCGAACGCCAGAACCTGCAATTTCGCGCCGAAGCCTTTAACCTGTTGAACCGCACCCATTTCGGCATCCCAGTGCGCATTCTGGAAGCTCCTGGATTTGGCCAATCCATCAACACCTCTGTTCCCGCCCGGACAATCCAACTCGCGGTGAAGTATGTGTTTTAG